A part of Synchiropus splendidus isolate RoL2022-P1 chromosome 19, RoL_Sspl_1.0, whole genome shotgun sequence genomic DNA contains:
- the angptl8 gene encoding uncharacterized protein angptl8 isoform X2 produces the protein MMSLTLFLLLGISVLKGIDSTWISSKTEDKPAPLEEINILMFGALQFSNSLKLAYESTDAKIAKITSTLNNREGALLELMKQTEQALEEERQMKSAMRLLRAQMDKQYAQAKLTKDWLAEFDNVEAELRQKVKRMEAHLNSISPGRLKELQERAAENAIILKGLQDLTQFQRQNIESHDQQLGILEKLAEAA, from the exons ATGATGAGTTTGACATTATTTTTGCTACTTGGGATCAGCGTCCTCAAAGGCATTGATTCAACCTGGATAAGCAGTAAGACGGAAGACAAACCGGCACCACTGGAAGAaatcaacattctcatgtttggtGCCCTTCAGTTCAGCAATTCTCTCAAGCTTGCCTACGAAAGCACGGACGCAAAGATAGCAAAGATCACCAGCACTTTGAACAACCGTGAGGGCGCTCTGCTGGAGCTGATGAAGCAGACAGAGCAGGCCTTGGAGGAAGAGAGACAGATGAAAAGTGCGATGCGGCTGCTGCGg GCACAGATGGACAAACAATACGCTCAAGCCAAGTTGACTAAAGACTGGCTGGCCGAGTTTGACAACGTTGAGGCAGAGCTCCGGCAGAAAGTGAAGAGAATGGAGGCCCACTTGAACAGCATATCTCCTGGCAGGCTCAAGGAACTTCAG GAGAGAGCAGCTGAGAACGCCATTATTTTAAAAGGCTTACAGGACTTGACCCAGTTCCAACGGCAGAATATTGAGAGTCATGATCAACAACTTGGCATATTAGAAAAACTG GCAGAAGCTGCTTGA
- the angptl8 gene encoding uncharacterized protein angptl8 isoform X1: MMSLTLFLLLGISVLKGIDSTWISSKTEDKPAPLEEINILMFGALQFSNSLKLAYESTDAKIAKITSTLNNREGALLELMKQTEQALEEERQMKSAMRLLRAQMDKQYAQAKLTKDWLAEFDNVEAELRQKVKRMEAHLNSISPGRLKELQERAAENAIILKGLQDLTQFQRQNIESHDQQLGILEKLVGHFHLFIHL, encoded by the exons ATGATGAGTTTGACATTATTTTTGCTACTTGGGATCAGCGTCCTCAAAGGCATTGATTCAACCTGGATAAGCAGTAAGACGGAAGACAAACCGGCACCACTGGAAGAaatcaacattctcatgtttggtGCCCTTCAGTTCAGCAATTCTCTCAAGCTTGCCTACGAAAGCACGGACGCAAAGATAGCAAAGATCACCAGCACTTTGAACAACCGTGAGGGCGCTCTGCTGGAGCTGATGAAGCAGACAGAGCAGGCCTTGGAGGAAGAGAGACAGATGAAAAGTGCGATGCGGCTGCTGCGg GCACAGATGGACAAACAATACGCTCAAGCCAAGTTGACTAAAGACTGGCTGGCCGAGTTTGACAACGTTGAGGCAGAGCTCCGGCAGAAAGTGAAGAGAATGGAGGCCCACTTGAACAGCATATCTCCTGGCAGGCTCAAGGAACTTCAG GAGAGAGCAGCTGAGAACGCCATTATTTTAAAAGGCTTACAGGACTTGACCCAGTTCCAACGGCAGAATATTGAGAGTCATGATCAACAACTTGGCATATTAGAAAAACTGGTTGGtcactttcatttattcattcatttatag